Below is a window of Salvelinus alpinus chromosome 5, SLU_Salpinus.1, whole genome shotgun sequence DNA.
GGTGAAGGGAACCATAAGAATGGATATCTGGGTGAAGGGAACCATAAGAATGGATATCTGGGTGAAGGGAACCATAAGAATGGATATCTGGGTGAAGGGAACCATAAGAATGGATATCTGGGTGAAGGGAACCATAAGAATGGATATCTGGGTGAAGGGAACCATTAAGAATGGATATCTGGGTGAAGGGAACCATAAGAATGGATATCTGGGTGAAGGGAACCATAAGAATGGATATCTGGGTGAAGGGAACCATAAGAATGGATATCTGGGTGAAGGGAACCATAAGAATGGATATCTGGGTGAAGGGAACCATAAGAATGGATATCTGGGTGAAGGGAACCATTAGAATGGATATCTGGGTGAAGGGAACCATAAGAATGGATATCTGGGTGAAGGGAACCTTAAGAATGGATATCTGGGTGAAGGGAACCTTAAGAATGGATATCTGGGTGAAGGGAACCATAAGAATGGATATCTGGGTGAAGGGAACCATAAGAATGGATATCTGGGTGAAGGGAACCATAAGAATGGATATCTGGGTGAAGGGAACCATTAGAATGGATATCTGGGTGAAGGGAACCATTAGAATGGATATCTGGGTGAAGGGAACCATTATAATGGATATCTGGGTGAAGGGAACCATTAGAATGGATATCTGGGTGAAGGGAACCATTAGAATGGATATCTGGGTGAAGGGAACCATAAGAATGGATATCTGGGTGAAGGGAACCATTAGAATGGATATCTGGGTGAAGGGAACCATTAGAATGGATATCTGGGTGAAGGGAACCATTAGAATGGATATCTGGGTGAAGGGAACCATTAGAATGGATATCTGGGTGAAGGGAACCATAAGAATGGATATCTGGGTGAAGGGAACCATAAGAATGGATATCTGGGTGAAGGGAACCATAAGAATGGATATCTGGGTGAAGGGAACCATTAGAATGGATATCTGGGTGAAGGGAACCATTAGAATGGATATCTGGGTGAAGGGAACCATTAGAATGGATATCTGGGTGAAGGGAACCATAAGAATGGATATCTGGGTGAAGGGAACCATTAGAATGGATATCTGGGTGAAGGGAACCATTAGAATGGATATCTGGGTGAAGGGAACCATTAGAATGGATATCTGGGTGAAGGGAACCATTAGAATGGATATCTGGGTGAAGGGAACCATAAGAATGGATATCTGGGTGAAGGGAACCATTAGAATGGATATCTGGGTGAAGGGAACCATTAGAATGGATATCTGGGTGAAGGGAACCATAAGAATGGATATCTGGGTGAAGGGAACCATAAGAATGGATATCTGGGTGAAGGGAACCATAAGAATGGATATCTGGGTGAAGGGAACCATAAGAATGGATATCTGGGTGAAGGGAACCATTAGAATGGATATCTGGGTGAAGGGAACCATTAGAATGGATATCTGGGTGAAGGGAACCATAAGAATGGATATCTGGGTGAAGGGAACCATAAGAATGGATATCTGGGTGAAGGGAACCATTAGAATGGATATCTGGGTGAAGGGAACCATACGAATGGATATCTGGGTGAAGGGAACCATAAGAATGGATATCTGGGTGAAGGGAACCATTAGAATGGATATCTGGGTGAAGGGAACCATAAGAATGGATATCTGGGTGAAGGGAACCATAAGAATGGATATCTGGGTGAAGGGAACCATTAGAATGGATATCTGGGTGAAGGGAACCATAAGAATGGATATCTGGGTGAAGGGAACCATTAGAATGGATATCTGGGTGAAGGGAACCATAAGAATGGATATCTGGGTGAAGGGAACCATAAGAATGGATATCTGGGTGAAGGGAACCATTAGAATGGATATCTGGGTGAAGGGAACCATAAGAATGGATATCTGGGTGAAGGGAACCATAAGAATGGATATCTGGGTGAAGGGAACCATTAGAATGGATATCTGGGTGAAGGGAACCATTAGAATGGATATCTGGGTGAAGGGAACCATTAGAATGGATATCTGGGTGAAGGGAACCATTAGAATGGATATCTGGGTGAAGGGAACCATTAGAATGAATATCTGGGTGAAGGGAACCATAAGAATGAATATCTGGGTGAAGGGAACCATAAGAATGGATATCTGGGTGAAGGGAACCATTAGAATGGATATCTGGGTGAAGGGAACCATTAGAATGAATAACTGGGTGAAGGGAACCATAAGAATGAATATCTGGGTAAAGGGAACCATAAGAATGGATATCTGGGTGAAGGGAACCATAAGAATGGATATCTGGGTGAAGGGAACCATAAGAATGGATATCTGGGTGAAGGGAACCATAAGAATGGATATCTGGGTGAAGGGAACCATTAGAATGAATATCTGGGTGGGTTTGTGTACAAATGAAGAACACCAGATgtaaaagacagagggagagaaagatgctATTTTAACTGCACACACCCTCATgcaatggctgtgtgtgtgtgtgtgtgtgtgtgtgtgtgtgtgtgtgtgtgtgtgtgtgtgtgtgtgtgtgtgtgtgtgtgtgtgtgtgtgtgtgtgtgtgtgtgtgtgtgtgagagagtgtgtgtgtgcctgtgtatgtgtgagagagtgtgtgtgtgcgtgtgtatgtgtgagagagtgtgtatgtgagagagtgtgtgtgagagtgtgtgcgtgtgtatgtgtgagagagtgtgtgtgcgtgtgtatgtgagagtgtgtgcgtgtgtatgtgtgagagagtgtgtgtgtgtgtgtgtgtgcgtgtgttatgGTGAACAGGAAAATAAACATGGCGGAGCCCTTTAACATGGATCTTCTCTTGCAGCATAGTTTGGTAGCATAGATCAGGACTACGTCCCTAATGGCACCTTATACCCTCTATCATGCACTATGTTTAACTGTAGcctccatagagctctggtctaaagtagtgcactatatagggaatagggtgccatttgagaggcaCCCCAGCGGTTGGTGGATGAGGCCATAGGGTatagggttaggggctagggtgGGTGAAGAAGTGTGATTGCCATGCCCTGGGCTAGCATGTCATATTGTTAAGTGGGATAAAGTGTAGGACAGAGGGTGCTGTACACTAGTCTTGGATGGATGGGCCAAGTGGACATAGTCTGTGCCCTGTGTGTCCTGTCCTCTATACAGCAGGTGCCCTACTAACAGAACCCGTGCATTTGTGGCCGACTACGCCACCACATCACATCGCACCATCTCAAAGCTGCTGTTCTAATCCCCTTCCACAGTCGTAATGCAATACCTTTCCACGTGGTTGCAAGCACAACAAAAGGCCaattcattaaaaataaaaaataaactgtagTGTTTTAGAAACTCAAGGCAGATAGATAAATCTGTTGAATTATATACCTTAACTGAGTCTGTGACATGAGATGAGATTAACGTCAAGGGGGTGGAGAAGGGAACAACAGGCGGTTAACAACAGTAGAAACACTATGCTGTCGATGTCCGTCGTCACTCCTCCGCTCCTTCCACGCTGCAGCCTCCCGTTGGCTGGGCAGAGTCACGTCTGGATCAATAATAACTTATGGAATATAAGTcatcatcataataataataataataatagtaagacTTAGTAGATCATAGAAGgaaggttaaataaagaaatgGATGAAGAGGATGGCTACTCCAATGTTGAGTAAAATAACCATGACAACCAGGACAGAGCTGGAGCcctgggagagacaggagaagagaggagagagagaggaaggaggagagaggagagagagagacaggaggagagaggaaagacagacaggaggagagagacaggaggagagaggagcgagagagacaggaggagggaggagagagagacaggaggagagaggagagaggagaagagaggagagagagaggaaggaggagaatggagcgagagacaggagggagagagacaggaggagagaggagagagatagacaggaggagagtggagaggggagagagagacgggaggagagaggagaggggagagagagagagaaagtgttaaTTCTCAGACTTCATTCTACAGTTAAGGAATATAAGTCATCAATCTGATTCTACAGTTAAGAGTACAGTATCAGTATTTAAAACCTGAGGTCCAGTTAACAGATCAATCTGATTCTACAGTTAAGagtatagtatcagtatttaaaACCTGAGGTCCAGTTTACAGATCAATCTGATACCAATAAATCACTCACTGAGTTTGATTTGAGGGTGAGGTGCTCCCCGTCCTGCTCCAAGGTGATTGGCTGAGACTTGAGAGGCGGGGAGAGAGTGAGGTCCCTGTGCAGGGGCCACTCCTCCTGCTCCGCCCCCACATTCAGAGTGTCCAGCATCTGTACAGAGTCCATGGAGCCCTCCTTGAATGGCCTCTGGCCCCGCGGGCGCAACCTGCTTTTGGGGCCCGGGCCAGGGGACATCTGGGTAGTGGAGTCCAGGGGCTGGAACCTCATGTCTACTGTGTAGTCTCCcagcctgtcctcctcctcctctcggtCCGTGAGGCGCGAGTGGGCAGGGCTCCACCGCAGGGCGCCGTCGGCAGTCCAGCCCCCTGCGGGGCTGTCGAGCCCGGGGTCGGGCAAGGCATGCTTGCTAAGCTTGTGATTGGATGAGATGTGCTGCTGCTTGGAATGGTGGTTGGAGTACACATGCTCTCGGGGGTCGTTGTGATTGGCTGAGGAGACATGGTCCTTTGGGATGTGATTGGAGCAGGTATAATCTTGGCACGACTTGTGATTGGAAGAAGCATGCTCAGAAGTTTTGTGATTGGACAGGTTATGCTCCAAGGCTTTGTGATTGGATGAAATGTGCACCTGCTGCTTGTAATTGGAAGAGGCATTCTCACAGGCCCTGtgattggtggaggaggaggaatgatcCCATGTTTTGTGATTGGAAGGCATGTACTCCCTCGACTTGTGATTGGATGAGGTGTGCTTTGAGGGCTTCTGGTTGTACGAGGAAGAGTGCTCCCACGACCTATAGGAAGAGGAAGTGTGCTCCCGGGACTTGTGGTTGGTCGAGACATTCTCCCTCGGTTTGTGGTTGAACGGGGCCTGCTCGTGACCGTTGACTTGTCCCTCCTGCTCCTCCGGTAGAGATGGGGATTGGCTGCTGAGACCCCCCCGGTCTGGATACATGTCCTCTGTCCAGTTGTTAGCTCCTCCCCTCTGGAGATCCATGCCCCGCCCCTCCACTAGCACCTGTATCTCAGCTCCTCCATGGTCGTCCACAGCGCTCTGCCGCATGAAGCAGGCGTTTCTGGGACGGTGAGAGTGGCCGTGTTTAGAGGTCGGCGGGCTGcgggggggtgagggggggacGCTCAGGACTGGGCTGAGGTCAGGCGTTATCACGGGAGGCGTGGTGTCCGGGGTGCACAGCTCGGGACTGTCAGTTCCCGTGGAAACGATCTCGTGGTCTTTGTTGTCCTGGTGCTTATTGGGTCGCTGGCACTCCAGacctgacagacaggcagacagacaggcagacaggcaaacaggcaaACAGGCAGACAGGCGGGAAGAGACGAAACACAATGAATGAGGGGATTTGGCAGAGATCcaccagacacacagtacagtctaaagtttggacaccgactcattccagggttttttctttcttttttgactatgttctacattgtagaataatagtgaagacatcaaaactatgaaataacacatatggaatcatgtagtaaccaaaaaagtgttaaacaaatcaaaatatattttatatttgagattcttcaaagtagccaccctttgccttgatgacatctttgcacactcttgtcattctctcaaccatgaggtggaaggcatttcaattcaacggtttgccttgttaaaagttaatttgtggaatttctttcctttaaatgcatttgagccaatcagttgtgttgtgacatggtatagggtgatatacagaagtagccctatttgataaaagaccaagtccatattatgccaagaacagctcaaataagcaaagagaaatgacagtccaccattactttaagactttgaaagtgcagtcacaaaaaccatcaagtgctatgatgaaactggctctcatgaggacctccacaggaatggaagacccagagtacctctgctgcagaggataagttcattagagttatcagtttcagattgcaacccaaataaataaataaatgtaacagacacatctcaacatcaactgttcggaggagactgtgtgaatcaggccttcatggtcgaattgctgcaaagaaaccactactgaaggacaccaataagaagaagagacgtgcttgggcaaagaaacacgagcaatggacattagactggtggaaatctgtcctttgttctgatgagtcaaaatttgagatttttggttccaaccaccgtgtctttgtgagacgcagagtaggcgaacagatgatctctgcatgtgtggttcccaccgtgaagcatggaggagtaggtgtgatggtgtgggggtgctttgctggtgacactgtttgtgatttatttagaattcaaggcacacttgaccagtatggctaccacagtattctgcagcaaaacgccatccaatctggtttgcgcttagtgggactatcatttgtttttcaacaggataatgacccaacacacctccaggctgtgtaagggctatttgaccaagaaggagagtaatggagtgctgcatctgatgacttggcctccacaatcacccgacttcaacccaaattgagatggcttgggatgagctggaccgcagagtgaaggaaaagcagccaacaagtgctcagcatatgtgggaactccttcaagactgtattccaggtgaagctggttgagagaacgctaagagtgtgcaaaactgtcgtcaaggcaaagggtggctactttgaagaatctaaaatctaaaatatattttcatttgtttaacacttttttggttactacatgtatccatatgtgttatgtcatagtgttgatgtctttactattattctacaatgtagaacatagtaaaaaaagaaagaaaaatccTAGAATGAGTCGGTGTTGtaaaacttctgactggtacagtACATCTGGATTACACAGTTGATTACTGTGTTACTCAGGTAAGAGGACAATATAATGAGAATTTGAATTTGAGTACACTACTGACTGAATCCAACCCAGATTGTCTGTAAGGGAAGTTTCAATAAAGTTACTTCAAATTCTACAATAATTTGAATAATTTTTCTCTGCCTGGTTGAGCATGTAtacagtagttactgtagctaAGTCAATTTCTCTGTGATTGACTCACCGTTGGATTCACCGTTTCCATGGATATGGAAGGACGGCGAGAGTTCCTTGGCAGCGACCCTGGCCATCCGGCATTCCTCGCTAGCCTTCAGGGCCACACCTTCAGCTGCATCTGACTTTCCCCTCGCGTGGCtcatcctgagagacagagattgacagagagagacagagagagagacacagagagagaaagacacagagaaagagagagagacagagagacagagagagacagagagagagacacagagagagaaagacacagagaaagagagagagacagagagacagagagagagagagagagagagagagagagagagagagagagagagagacagagagagagagagacagagagagacagagagacagagagacagagacagagagagacacagagagagaaagacacagagaaagagagagagacagagagacagagagagagagacagagagacagagagagagagagacacagagaaagagagagagagagagacagagagagacagagagagacagagagagagagagagagacagagagagaaagacacagagaaatagagagagagagacagagagagacagagagacacagagagagagacacagagagaaagacacagagaaagagagagagacacaaagagaaagacacagagaaagagagagagagagagagagagagagagagagagagagagagagagagagagagagagagagagagagagagagagagagagagagagagagagagagagagagagagagacacacacagagagagacagagatattaaAATACTTGATGTAGATGCTGGTTGTAGATTTAAACCTGTGTGTTGATTGTCTTGGTGCTGTGTGTTGCCTTAAAGACTGTTGTGTACACCCTGTATCTGTCTGGCCTGGGTTTTGTGTTGTGTGTTACCTTATTAAAGACTGTTGTGTACACCCTGTATATGTCTGGCCTGGgttttgtgttgtgtgttgtctTAACGACTGTTGTGTACACCCTGTATCTGTCTGGCCTGGGTTTTGTGTTGTGTGTTACCTTAAGGACTGTTCTGTACACCCTGTATCTGTCTGGCCAGGGTTTTGTGTTGTGTGTTGCCTTAAGAACTGTTGTGTACACCCTGTATCTGTCTGGCCTGGGTTTTGTGTTGTCTGTTGCCTTAACGACTGTTGTGTACACCCTGTATCTGTCTGGCCAGGGTTTTGTGTTGTGTGTTGCCTTAAGGACTGTTGTTTACACCCTGTATCTGTCTGGCCTGGGTTTTGTGTTGTGTGTTGCCTTAAGGACTGTTGTTTACACCCTGTATCTGTCTGGCCTGGGTTTTGTGTTGTGTGTTACCTTAAGGACTGTTGTGTACACCCTGTATCTGTCTGGCCTGGGTTTTGTGTTGTCTGTTGCCTTAAGGACTGTTGTGTACACCCTGTATCTGTCTGGCCTGGGTTTTGTGTTGTGTGTTACCTTAAGGACTGTTGTGTACACCCTGTATCTGTCTGGCCTGGGTTTTGTGTTGTGTGTTACCTTAAGGACTGTTCTGTACACCCTGTATCTGTCTGGCCTGGGTTTTGtgttgtgtgttaccttaacgactGTTGTGTACACCCTGTATCTGTCTGGCCTGGGTTTTGTGTTGTGTGTTACCTTAAGGACTGTTGTGTACACCCTGTATCTGTCTGGCCTGGGTTTTGTGCTGTGTGTTGCCTTATTAAGGACTGTTGTTTACACCCTGTATCTGTCTGGTCTGGGTTTTGtgttgtgtgttaccttaacgactGTTGTGTACACCCTGTATCTGTCTGGCCTGGGTTTTGTGTTGTGTGTTACCTTTAAGAACTGTTGTGTACACCCTGTATCTGTCTGGCCTGGGTTTTGTGTTGTGTGTTACCTTTAAGAACTGTTGTGTACACCCTGTATCTGTCTGGCCTGGGTTTTGTGTTGTGTGTTACCTTTAAGGACTGTTGTGTACACCCTGTATCTGTCTGGCCTGGGTTTTGTGTTGTGTGTTACCTTTAAGGACTGTTGTGTACACCCTGTATCTGTCTGGCCTGGGTTTTGTTCTTTACCAGGATAGTTCTCTGTTTGTGGAATGTTTCCACAAACAGATCCCAACAGGACAGCACAGCCATCCACTGTATCACCATGATCCCAACAGGACAGCACAGCCATCCACTGTATCACTACGTTCCCAACAGGACAGCACAGCCATCCACTGTATCACCATGATCCCAACAGGACAGCACAGCCATCCACTGTATCACCATGATCCCAACAGGACAGCACAGCCATCCACTGTATCACCATGATCCCAACAGGACAGCACAGCCATCCACTGTATCACTACGTTCCCAACAGGACAGCACAGCCATCCACTGTATCACCATGATCCCAACAGGACAGCACAGCCATCCACTATATCACCATGATCCCAACAGGACAGCACAGCCATCCACTGTATCACCATGATCCCAACAGGACAGCTCAGCCATCCACTGTATCACCATGATCCCAACAGGACAGCTCAGCCATCCACTGTATCACCACAATCCCTTACTGTTCTCTTTCTGACAGTAGCATCGGCTCAAATGTAATCAATTCACCACAACGGGATGTCTTCTTTTTTTATTGATTTGGTTTACTTGACATAATACAGTCATCCAAAACAATCAATCTGCATGGGTTCGTTTTTCTAAGGAAATGGTTTGCTTGCTTGGTGAACAACATAGTTTGACCTGTTACCTCAGTACGGCACAACCATACTGCTTGAAGAGTTGCTGAGACTACAGGTCTATCGGACCCCTAGGGACAGTTTACCTGACCCAGATTAAACCTATTTCTGGACTTAAAAACAACCCTTTCATGGATTTTCTCAACTAGGCCTTTTAGTCTGGAAACCGGCCCATTTGGCACATCGCAAGATAACAGAGAATCTTTAAGTGCACTTGTCAAAGACAAAGATGTTGGCCACCTTCTCCGGTTCCCTAACCTAAGCCTAACCTTAGCCCTAGCTCTAACCCGACTACTGTTACCACAGCAACAGAGGTCAACACCACGGGTCTGTTTCTCACCTGGACAGGGCGATCTCTGCCTTCTGCTCGGAGGTCAACACCACGGGTCTGTTTCTCACCTGGACAGGGCGATCTCTGCCTTCTGCTTGGAGGTCAACACCACGGGTCTGCTTCTCACCTGGACAGGGCGATCTCTGCCTTCTGCTCGGAGGTCAACACCACGGGTCTGTTTCTCACCTGGACAGGGCGATCTCTGCCTTCTGCTCGGAGGTCAACACCACGGGTCTGTTTCTCACCTGGACAGGGCGATCTCTGCCTTCTGCTCGGAGGTCAACACCACGGGTCTGTTTCTCACCTGGACAGGGCGATCTCTGCCTTCTGCTCGGAGGTCAACACCACGGGTCTGTTTCTCACCTGGACAGGACGATCTCTGCCTTCTGCTCGGAGGTCAACACCACGGGTCTGTTTCTCACCTGGACAGGGCGATCTCTGCCTTCTGCTCGGAGGTCAACACCACGGGTCTGTTTCTCACCTGGACAGGGCGATCTCTGCCTTCTGCTCGGAGGTCAACACCACGGGTCTGTTTCTCACCTGGACAGGGCGATCTCTGCCTTCTGCTCGGAGGTCAACACCACGGGTCTGCTTCTCACCTGGACAGGGCGATCTCTGCCTTCTGCTCGGAGGTCAACACCACGGGTCTGTTTCTCACCTGGACAGGGCGATCTCTGCCTTCTGCTCGGAGGTCAACACCACGGGTCTGTTTCTCACCTGGACAGGGCGATCTCTGCCTTCTGCTCGGAGGTCAACACCACGGGTCTGTTTCTCACCTGGACAGGGCGATCTCTGCCTTCTGCTCGGAGGTCAACACCACGGGTCTGTTTCTCACCTGGACAGGGCGATCTCTGCCTTCTGCTTGTAGGTCAACACCACGGGTCTGTTTCTCACCTGGACAGGGCGATCTCTGCCTTCTGCTTGGCGATGTCTGCAGCCTTCTCAGCCGCTTCCACAGCCCGCTCCACCTTCTCCCTGATCTTACTGGCTCTCAGAGGAATCAGGTTCTTCCGCTTCCCGCTGACCAGCGCGTTCTGCTTGTACTTCCCTTCCTCTTTGGTGCTGTCGGGGAACGTTGTACAGCCATAACCGTGGCGCTTGTTGGCCACCCACTCCCCCTCGTAGCGTAGACCGTCGGAGCGCCGGCTCACGCCCCAACCCGCCCGCTGGTCACTGCGCCACTCGCCGGCGTAGGCCTCGGTGACCGTGGCATCCACAGGAGCACCCTGCTCGCCATCCTGGCTAGCGTTGGAGTGTATGTCGGAGGCGGCAGAGGAGACGGTGCTCATGCCGGCCTCGCTGCAGAACGAGCTCTGTTTACTCAGCTGGCTGGCCAGGGAACTCTTGGACTCGGAGCGACGCAGCTTCAGACCACTCAGGATCGACTGACGGAAACGGCCTGGGATATGAAACGACACGATACAACGTTATTTATCCTACAGTACGATATGATAcaactttttttttatttttatttttttttattttattattattttttttttttttttttttttatccccttttctccccaattttttttcgtggtatccaatcgctagtaattactatcttgtctcatcgctacaactcccgtacgggctcgggagagacgaaggtcgaaagtcatgcgtcctccgaagcacaacccaacctagccgcactgcttcttaacacagcgcgcctccaacccggaagccagtcgcaccaatgtgtcggaggaaacaccgtgcacccgccccctcggttagcgcgcactgcgcccggcccgccacaggagtcgctggagcgcgatgagacaaggatatccctaccggccaaaccctccctaacccggacgacgctaagccaattgtgcgtcgccccacggacctcccggtcgcggccggctgcgacagagcctgggcgcgaacccagactctggtggcgcagcatagcactgcgatgcagtgctctagaccactgcgccacccgggaggcccacgaTATGATACAACTTGACAGAAATGGACAACTGACATACAAACACAAGCGTGACATAATAACACATGCAATGGGAAATCCAGTCCATATCAAAGTGCAAGGCCAAGAGATTTGACTAGAAAAGCAGGGCTAATGTATATGTAAGTATTAGCTCATAGAGCCCGACCAGCTGCCCACAAACAGCACATCAGAAGTCTCACCTTTCCTCTTCCCCCGACGGTCAGCCTCGCTGGGCGCAGTTAGAGCGAAGCCCCCCCTCCCCACAGGACTCCCGACCAGCCCGCCCCCCACCACCCCGTCGGCAGGCGAGACTGCGGTCCCGGTGCCGTCCTCCAGCGGGGTAGGGGGGCCGTGGCTGTGCTCGGAGCGGAGGGAGTTTATGGACGTGCGGAGCGGGTAGAGGATGACGGCCGCCATGCCGTATGGCACGCTCTGCCGGACCCCATAGCCGTGCCGCATCCCCCCCAGCCACTGGCCCTGGAACGTACCTATAGGAGAGAGTCACAGGGGTCAAATTATAGGGCGATCTGAGGGCATGCATTGCACCACAAAACCAATtaggtcaccccccccccccccccccagaaaggTGCATGGATGGAAAGGGGCATAACATAAGGCTTAATTATGAGACACTATAAAAGGCTTTTAGtgcttataacaagttataaagCATTATACCTGCATGCTTTGTGACATTGTATTTCATTGGGAGAAAATTCTGACTTTGGGTAGCAGGAAGTGACAACCTGATATCCCACACGGCTTGTTAATTCCATGTGAATCAACTAGGACCCACAAGAGAGAGACATTAGCTGACATCAACATTCAAACTCTGCTACCTGGCTTCAGGTGAACGGGTCTAAAAGGACTATATGATGGGATGAATGGTGTGAAACGACTGTGTATACATGAAAGCAATATGGGGACATAATAGGTGTAAGGGACCGACAGATCATGCCTTGACAACagtttaacccttgtgtggtgttcgggtctgtgggacccattttcaatgtttactcaagtaaaaatgatacaatgaattactttttcaacctgagactcattggccttgggtcattttcattgagtgcacactgtgcacaccccctacacatttatattacatatgAGGTGTTAGGTCAGCTGGACCCAAGGGTAATAAAagtgtggaaaagtgtgtgtgtaggtgaaaacaagtaaacacatagcaccaagaacctgtctctctccctgcctctctgcctgtctcccaCTCTTTACCCTTTGTGGTGTGTGAAACTGCACAAAGTCTTgcgggaacctgcacaatgttattacaatacattatttcgatacattattttgatacattgttAAAAAATCAGTATGTTCCCACAGTCTACCCCAGCCAGAtgcaaattgggggagggacacaa
It encodes the following:
- the jph3a gene encoding junctophilin-3, coding for MSTGGRFDFDDGGSYCGGWEQGKAHGRGVCTGPQGQGEYAGAWSHGFEVLGVYTWPSGNSYQGTWAQGKRHGVGVESKGRWDYRGEWTQGFKGRYGQLESTVSGARYEGTWSNGLQDGYGTETYSDGGTFQGQWLGGMRHGYGVRQSVPYGMAAVILYPLRTSINSLRSEHSHGPPTPLEDGTGTAVSPADGVVGGGLVGSPVGRGGFALTAPSEADRRGKRKGRFRQSILSGLKLRRSESKSSLASQLSKQSSFCSEAGMSTVSSAASDIHSNASQDGEQGAPVDATVTEAYAGEWRSDQRAGWGVSRRSDGLRYEGEWVANKRHGYGCTTFPDSTKEEGKYKQNALVSGKRKNLIPLRASKIREKVERAVEAAEKAADIAKQKAEIALSRMSHARGKSDAAEGVALKASEECRMARVAAKELSPSFHIHGNGESNGLECQRPNKHQDNKDHEIVSTGTDSPELCTPDTTPPVITPDLSPVLSVPPSPPRSPPTSKHGHSHRPRNACFMRQSAVDDHGGAEIQVLVEGRGMDLQRGGANNWTEDMYPDRGGLSSQSPSLPEEQEGQVNGHEQAPFNHKPRENVSTNHKSREHTSSSYRSWEHSSSYNQKPSKHTSSNHKSREYMPSNHKTWDHSSSSTNHRACENASSNYKQQVHISSNHKALEHNLSNHKTSEHASSNHKSCQDYTCSNHIPKDHVSSANHNDPREHVYSNHHSKQQHISSNHKLSKHALPDPGLDSPAGGWTADGALRWSPAHSRLTDREEEEDRLGDYTVDMRFQPLDSTTQMSPGPGPKSRLRPRGQRPFKEGSMDSVQMLDTLNVGAEQEEWPLHRDLTLSPPLKSQPITLEQDGEHLTLKSNSGSSSVLVVMVILLNIGVAILFIHFFI